A region of the Elusimicrobiota bacterium genome:
AGCGCCCCGGCGCAAGCACGCGATCTCCGCGGCGCTCTTGAGCTCGATGGTCTTGGTGGAGAACATGATCCTCTACCGCGCACCCAACTGCGGCGCCACGATCTCGGCCAGGGCGGCGGCGACCGTCTCGGGACTGCTCGCGCCGTCGACCTCCTGGAGCGCCCCTTCGGCTTTGTAGTAGGCGACCAGAGGCCGGGTGAGGTCCTCGTAGACCATCAGCCGCTTGCGCGCCGTGGCCTCGGAGTCGTCCTCGCGCTGGATCAGGTCCTTGCCGCACTTGTCGCATTTGCCCTCGGCCTGGGGGGGACGGCTCAGGACGTTGAAGACCTCTCCGCAGCCGCCGCAGATGCGTCGCGAGGTCAGCCGCTTCATGGCATCCGCCGGGCTGAGGTTCAGGAACAGGACCAGGTCCACGGCCGCTTTGCGCTGCGCCAGCAGGCCGGACAAGGCCTGGGCTTGGGCCAGATTGCGCGGGAAACCGTCGAGCAGGTAGCGCCCCCCCTGCGGGTCGGAGAGCTTGCCGGCCACCATCTCAGTGACGACCTCGTCAGGGACCAGTTTGCCGCTGTTGACGTATTCCGCGGCCTTGCGCCCGATGTCGCTCTTGGCGGCCATCTCGGCGCGGAAGATGTCTCCCGTGGACAGATGCGTGAAGGCGAAGTGTTCGCAGAGGACGGACGATTGCGTCCCCTTTCCCGAGCCCGGCGTCCCGATCAGTATGACGATCATTGGCTCCCCACGTTGAACCAGCGTTGCTGGATGCGGCCTTTCTTGAGGAATCCCTCATAATGGCGCATGATGAGGTGCGCCTCGAGTTGCCCCATGGTGTCCAAAGCCACGCCCACCACGATCAGAAGAGACGTGCCGCCGAAGAAGAAGCCCACGTTGAGCTGGGTGCGCATGTAGTCCGGCAGGACGGCGATGGCGGCCACGAACAGGGCCCCGCCCAAGGTGATGCGCTCCAGAACCCACTCGACGTACTTGGCGGTCGGCTCGCCCGGCCGGATGCCCGGCACGAAGCCGCCCGACTTCTTCATGTTGTCGGCCAGGTCGGTCGGGTTGATGGACACCGAATTATAGAAGTAGCAGAAGAAGATGACCAGGAGCGCGTAGACGATCTGGTAGAGCCAGTTGCCCCGGCTGAACCACTCCATCATCTTGGCCGCCCAGGGCGCCTGGGGCGCGAAGGTGACCACCGTCATGGGCACGGTCAACAGCGACACCGCGAAGATGACCGCGATGACGCCGGACTGGTCGACTTTGAGGGGCAGGTAGCTCGAGGCCCCGCCGTACATCTTGCGCCCGATCACGCGCTTGGCGTACTGCACCGGGATCTTGCGCTGGGCCGTCTCCACCCACACCACCAGCAGGATGACCCCGATGAGCAGCCCCAGCATGACGATCTCCGAGATCAGCCCCTTCTCCTCCAGGCGCACCAGGGAGATCTCGCTGAAGATCGCGCTGGGGATGCGCTCCACGATGCCCGCGAAGATCAGCAGCGAGATCCCGTTGCCGATGCCCTTC
Encoded here:
- a CDS encoding adenylate kinase, which gives rise to MIVILIGTPGSGKGTQSSVLCEHFAFTHLSTGDIFRAEMAAKSDIGRKAAEYVNSGKLVPDEVVTEMVAGKLSDPQGGRYLLDGFPRNLAQAQALSGLLAQRKAAVDLVLFLNLSPADAMKRLTSRRICGGCGEVFNVLSRPPQAEGKCDKCGKDLIQREDDSEATARKRLMVYEDLTRPLVAYYKAEGALQEVDGASSPETVAAALAEIVAPQLGAR
- the secY gene encoding preprotein translocase subunit SecY, translating into MIQRFTDIFDVPDLRKRVLFTLGAVAVYRLGAGIPIPGINADAIRAIFEAQKNSLLGFLNIFSGGALGRFSIFSMGVMPYINASIIMSLLQGAHVLPYLDRLHKEGELGRRKLNSLTRYLTLFLAAFQSFGLTIAVSKMPSPGGIPVVSNPTWDFYMVTVLTLTAGTIFIMWLGEQMTEKGIGNGISLLIFAGIVERIPSAIFSEISLVRLEEKGLISEIVMLGLLIGVILLVVWVETAQRKIPVQYAKRVIGRKMYGGASSYLPLKVDQSGVIAVIFAVSLLTVPMTVVTFAPQAPWAAKMMEWFSRGNWLYQIVYALLVIFFCYFYNSVSINPTDLADNMKKSGGFVPGIRPGEPTAKYVEWVLERITLGGALFVAAIAVLPDYMRTQLNVGFFFGGTSLLIVVGVALDTMGQLEAHLIMRHYEGFLKKGRIQQRWFNVGSQ